CGTTCATGGTCATTGGCTCTGTGACCTCAGATTTTTTTTCATAGGCAGCAGGCTCAGACTTCTTTTCATCTGCAGCCTCGGACTTCTTTCCACAGGCTGCAGTTTGGCTCCACATCGGCGCATGATTCATGTTCATGGTCGTCGGTTCCATGACTTCAGATTTCTTTTCATAGGCTGCAGGCTCAGACTTCTTTTCATACGCTGCAGTTTTGCTCCACATCGTTCCGAGCAATATGTTCAGCATGTCCTGAGCACCATCACCTGTCATTGTGATACCTGATGGACACTGCTGCGGCTCTTCATATCCGTTGCTCTTGTCTACTCTGCACTCACTTGGAGTCTTATTTGTGGTGGTTTCTGTGCACTGCACCAACCCTTTCCAAGTGCTTGATGCTGGTCCTCCTGTATCAGCTGAAGTAGAAGCTGGAGGGCATGTAGAATTCTCTTcatattgtgctatcattgtgatACCTGATGGACACTGCTGCAGCTCCTCATATCCGTTGCTCTTGTCTATTCTGCGCTCACTTGGAGTCTTACTTGTGGTGGCTGCTGTGCACTGCATCAACCCCTTCCATGTGCTTGATGCTAGTCCTCCTGTATCAGCTGAAGTAGAAGCTGGAGGGCATGTAGAATTCTCTTCATATCGTGCTGTCTTTGTGGTCCGTCCGTCTTGTCGCTTCACTTTACCCGCATTTACAATCTGCAACATGTAAATGCATTAGAATATCTTCAGTTGTACGGAGTTACTAAAAACAAAACTTCAATCAGGATTGTCAGTTTACTAGACAGACAGAAAATGTAATAAGGGTCCCTAGAAAACGGTTGATGAACCATTTAGTTCCATCTCACGTGAAACTAGGGCCTCAATTCAATGGAAAAGATAGCAATAGCAATTATTAGAATAAGTCCCATTTTAAGCTTCATCTTTGGCTCCGTAGTTAGAAAGGGCACATCAAGGAATTCATGATTAATATGTCTCTGACCTAATGATAGGACTGGAGTGAAAAAAAGAGGTTTATATACATTGTGCATGCTTGTCTCTCGAGATTTTACATACGCAAACGTTGTCAGGGGGCAAAGCCAGGCGGATCCAGAATGGTATTCGTTGGGGTCATTCCTACAAATGAGTAATTAGTTGTACTATGCTAGCAAGAATTATAACAGTGCCATTGCCTATTTGCAAGGTCATATTTGTTTCCTAAAAATGATTAATGAATTATACTAGGCTAGCAAGAAGTATTTTGATTCACATGAGCCCAATATGTACCTACTGGATCTGCCACTGCGCCAGATTACCGCACCAGAAAAGAATGAAACAACTATGCACAATAAAGCTTCACTTTTAGTATACAAACTGCCtaactacaccaacaactcaaTTGGCACCAAAGAAATTCCAGATTAGAGACGTTCGCACATTAGTATGCAAGTACAAACTGCCTAACTACACCAGAAAAGAATGAAACCACTATGCACAATAAAGCTTCACTTTTAGTATGCAAGTACAAACTGCCTAACTACACCATTTCAATTGGCACCAAAGAAATTCCAAATTAGAGACGTTCGAACATTAGTCTGCAAGTACAAACTGCCTGACTACACCATTTCAATTGTCACCAAAGAAATTCAAGATTACAAACTACCTAACTACACCACCTTGATGTCGGGGCCATGATAAGCCCGGGAGGCCACCGGTCAGCTTATGTGTCCTCCCATCGGCATCCCTTCTACCTCAGCCTGATCAAATGGTCTCCGAACGTTCCCTCCTATTTTCTATACCTCGCACGAACTAATATAAACTTCTGCCTGCATATGTTGACACTCACTGACCCTCACACCAGTATCATGTAATATGTTCATGGCTACATATTACATTATACAGAGTAAAAAAAATGTCAGCAGAAATTGACAATATGGCATTTCAGCCAAACTTAAGCTGAATCAAGGAAGGCCAGCTTATTCAAGCGGCATTGCAGGACACCACCTAAAATATGTCAAACCTGAagtaaagtaaaaaaaaaaaatgcaaTAAGAATTATGGTTTACCTCTTCAGCTATGCTCACAAGATCTTCTACAgtaagttctatctcgtcatcagTTGTAGATGATGACAATGCTTCCGATTCAACATTATCCAGCTTTCGTTTCCTGCTATTCTTCGGAGCAGCTCTGGCAGTCACTTTTGTCATATTCTTACGAGTTGTTTCCCTGGTTTCTTCAACTTCAGCTTCGGCAGCATAATCAGCACTGTTGCGCT
This Lolium perenne isolate Kyuss_39 chromosome 1, Kyuss_2.0, whole genome shotgun sequence DNA region includes the following protein-coding sequences:
- the LOC127300899 gene encoding uncharacterized protein, yielding MEACSDSRRCLPAWMMKPCSSNEVSNTKKQVVESGAVDQVKPIRRKTKTVDSEAAGELRALQRCQGREKVRRKSKDVDHSVNDGFDEIEKITWKNVKKVAGRAAPKNSRRKKLENVGSEASSSGITDDEIELTAGKFRALQRCQGREVVSRKKRNSADYAAEAEVEETRETTRKNMTKVTARAAPKNSRKRKLDNVESEALSSSTTDDEIELTVEDLVSIAEEIVNAGKVKRQDGRTTKTARYEENSTCPPASTSADTGGLASSTWKGLMQCTAATTSKTPSERRIDKSNGYEELQQCPSGITMIAQYEENSTCPPASTSADTGGPASSTWKGLVQCTETTTNKTPSECRVDKSNGYEEPQQCPSGITMTGDGAQDMLNILLGTMWSKTAAYEKKSEPAAYEKKSEVMEPTTMNMNHAPMWSQTAACGKKSEAADEKKSEPAAYEKKSEVTEPMTMNVDHAPAPPRKKDWQTVPQVQGELVVVKKKSSLKDKIALFL